The Pseudoalteromonas sp. N1230-9 genome segment TCATGTTTCTATTCCAATATTAAAAGAAGGACATGTTGATTTAACTTCTCCTACAGTCATTTTGAAAAAGTAACATGCGTGCCTATATTTGCTTTGTTTTCTTCGTTTTGGCTGCACCTATATATGGGCAGATCAATCCCACATCAGAGCCTATTGAATTAACGGTTGATACACGGATTAATAAAAACACGATTGGCAGCATTACTTTGATTGTTACACCAAAGGATAAATTAGTGCTGAAGTGGCCTGAGATTGAGCCGCATTTTGCGCCAATTTTATTCGCGCAAAGCCTAGAAAATATTGCCAAGCAAGCTAACTCACAACAGCAGCTTATTGATGTTGATAAGTTAGAAAAGATAGGCATTGAAGTAACGTTCTCTATGCTCGATTTTAGTTTAGATATAACTGTGCCACTTTCAATGACAAAGCCTAAAAGTCTAAGTGTTATATCGTACCGTCAAGGCTTAAAACCCACAAAACCAGCCTCCGTGAGCGGCTATTTAAATCTACGCTCTAGCTATTTGTATCAACTAGATAAAGAACGAGATTTAACGCAAAGGCAACTGACTGTAAGACCCGAAGGAGTTATAAACTTCCACAGTTGGGTATTAGAGAACGAAGCCGAATATGAGTCAAATGATAAAAAAAGTAACTTTAAACGTCTTGGGACACGTTTGATACATGATTTACCTGAGCAAGGGATGCGCGTTTCTGTTGGTGATAACTATAGTTCTGGAAGTTATTTTCAATCAACTACTAGAATGCTAGGGCTATCGCTTGCTCATGATTTCTCTCTTGTTTCTGACCGGCCGATTCGTCCAAGTGCATCACAAAGCTTTACGCTTGAGTCTCCCTCATCAGTTGAGGTGCTTGTTGATGATCGTTTAGTACAACGTTTGAATTTAGCAGCAGGTATTTACTCATTGAACGATATCCCGCTTGACGAAGGTAATAACAATATTGTGCTGCGAATAACGGATAGCGCAGGTGTGGTTCGATTGGTTAATTTTACAGTGACCACAGGTCTAGATTTGTTTGCACAAGGGCAGCTGGAATATGAGGTCCATTTAGGTTTTCCAAGCTCACTACGAGATAAATTAACTTATGCTTGGGAAAAACCACTACTGTCTTCGTATTTAGATTATGGTGTAACACCAAGTTGGACTATAGGTATGTCGGCACAAGGAAATGAAGATGCTCAGCAAGTTGGTTTAAAACAAATCTATGCCACACCACTAGGTCAATTAGCTTTTGAAAATACCTTGAGTTTTAGTGATAGCAATGGTTATGCCTATCGCCTAGTTTATAGCACGTTTAATGACCCATCATATAATGGCATAGACTTTACATTGGGCTATGAATACACAAATCGAGATTATCGTAGGCAAAGTTTTTCTGGATTACAAAGTGACGGGTTAAGCCAAAGAGAACATTTTATTCAAGCTAACCTCAATATTGTGTCCGAAACGAGAATGCAAACATCCTTGTACTCCACGTTTTCACGACGCCATGATCAAGCACAGTTTGATAAATCAGCAGGTCTTGTGCTCTCTTCAGAGCTATTTAACCATCAATGGCGTTATTCACTTGGAGGGCAGTGGGAAGATATAAATGCACAGTCGCAATGGGGGTTTAGTGCCTCTATTACTTATAAGTTTTCAAATACGCGACGGGTGAAGCTTAGTCATCAATCTAAACGTGATAAGACTCGCTTTGAGTTTAATCAAGATGGTAATCAACGATATGTAGGAGCATTGAGCGTTCGATCTGGACTTGAAAGGAATGAGCTAAACGAAGCTATTTTTGATCTAAATACCCAATATAATGCTAACCGTTTTCTAGCAAGTTTTGATCACGGAACTTATTACAAACAGTTAAACTCGCGTACAGCCTATCATCAAAGCCGCTTAAGTGGTGCTGCAAGTCTTGCATTTGCAAATACAAGTTGGACTGTTGGAAAGCCAATTGAAGATAGTTTTGCCTTAGTATCTGCTCATAGTAGTTTATCCGGCAAAAAGATCAGTTTAGGTAGAACAGAATCGCAATACAGAGCAAGTAATGCTGACTTTAATACAATATTACTCAGTGATATCAACGCTTACGATAATTCCACAGTGACACTTGATGTCGATGATTTAGCGCCTGGTTATGATATTGGGGCGGGTGCAATCACATTTTACCCTTCATACAAGAGCGGCCATGTTGTGACCGTTGGCACCGATGCAAATATTTCTATCATTGCAACGCTGAAAACAACTGAAAACGAGCCTTTGGCATTACAAGTGGGTACTGCAAAATGTATTGATGAAGAAGCGGCGGAGCCTCTTACATTCTTTACCAGTAAAAGCGGACGTTTTGCTTTAACAGGTCTTGAACCTTGTCAGTACCAGATTTCTTTGAAAAGCGTCACTCACAAAGCGCTTTTAATCGACGTTATAAAGGGTCAACAATTACAAAGAAAAGGAGTTATTTATGTTCAGTAAAATGCGTTTAGCTAAAAAAGTGATACTAATTTTCTATGTTATGCCCTTATGCAGTTGGGCAACATGTGATGCGACAATAGAAAGTATTCAGCAAGGTGTTGATAACCTCTCTGGGTATCATTCCTTACAACGAACGGACGCTGAAAAACAGCTCACACTTTATACGACAGCCACTGATGATTGCACACTTTATGTAGCTTTAAGTAGTGAAAATAACTTCCAATTTATCGGGCAGTATCAACATATTCCTTATCATATTGCCTCTTCAAGTTCGCTATTGAGTGGTCAAGTAAGCAGATTAGCCGTAGAAGACGGTCAAAGTAGCTTTGCGCTTAGTATAGCGGCTGGTACACCCGTCAAGGCAGGTCAGTATCGTGACCGGCTAACATTACAGTTAATGAATGAAAATTATGAGGTGTTGGATGATTATGAACTTAACGTTGATGTGAACATACCTGCCAATGTGTCCTTGTCATTGTTAGGTTTCAGTAGTTCACACAACGTTGTTAATCTTGGAGAGCTAATTGCGAATAAAGAATATA includes the following:
- a CDS encoding fimbria/pilus outer membrane usher protein, translating into MRAYICFVFFVLAAPIYGQINPTSEPIELTVDTRINKNTIGSITLIVTPKDKLVLKWPEIEPHFAPILFAQSLENIAKQANSQQQLIDVDKLEKIGIEVTFSMLDFSLDITVPLSMTKPKSLSVISYRQGLKPTKPASVSGYLNLRSSYLYQLDKERDLTQRQLTVRPEGVINFHSWVLENEAEYESNDKKSNFKRLGTRLIHDLPEQGMRVSVGDNYSSGSYFQSTTRMLGLSLAHDFSLVSDRPIRPSASQSFTLESPSSVEVLVDDRLVQRLNLAAGIYSLNDIPLDEGNNNIVLRITDSAGVVRLVNFTVTTGLDLFAQGQLEYEVHLGFPSSLRDKLTYAWEKPLLSSYLDYGVTPSWTIGMSAQGNEDAQQVGLKQIYATPLGQLAFENTLSFSDSNGYAYRLVYSTFNDPSYNGIDFTLGYEYTNRDYRRQSFSGLQSDGLSQREHFIQANLNIVSETRMQTSLYSTFSRRHDQAQFDKSAGLVLSSELFNHQWRYSLGGQWEDINAQSQWGFSASITYKFSNTRRVKLSHQSKRDKTRFEFNQDGNQRYVGALSVRSGLERNELNEAIFDLNTQYNANRFLASFDHGTYYKQLNSRTAYHQSRLSGAASLAFANTSWTVGKPIEDSFALVSAHSSLSGKKISLGRTESQYRASNADFNTILLSDINAYDNSTVTLDVDDLAPGYDIGAGAITFYPSYKSGHVVTVGTDANISIIATLKTTENEPLALQVGTAKCIDEEAAEPLTFFTSKSGRFALTGLEPCQYQISLKSVTHKALLIDVIKGQQLQRKGVIYVQ